The following are encoded in a window of Candidatus Omnitrophota bacterium genomic DNA:
- a CDS encoding GTP-binding protein, with amino-acid sequence MSGKEKKILLMGNPNVGKSAIFSRLTGARVTVSNYPGTTVGFSQGYMNLTEGERGLIIDVPGVYNLEPSSRADEVSLEMLREGDLVVNVVDATNLERNLYLTLQLRERKVPMVVALNMWDETRHRGIEIDVEKLEKELGVPVIPTCGITGVGIRKLMVTLRELRQKEFPRLSKDEKWEEIGRMVETSQKLHHHHHTFLERLEDISTRPVTGLPIAALVVFVSFQVIRFIAESLIGYVFEPLFDRLWLPVVQAVSGALGGSGILHDVLIGDFINGQIDFGMSFGLLTTGLYVPIAAVLPYIVSFYLVLGVLEDFGYLPRLATQVDNLFHHLGLHGYAIVPMILGLGCNVPGAMALRLMETKREKFIAATLMAVAVPCMAQIAMIVGLVGQRGGQYVAAIFGILFAILLIKGFLMNLLMKGASPEILWEIPPYRLPQPVAVLKKLWMRIYEFLKEAIPYVLLGVFIVNILYMTGVIRIMARVFAPFLSGLWGLPRETISAMLVGFLRKDVAVGMLGPLELTTKQLIVACTILAIYFPCVATFTVMVRELGAREMAKAAGLMILTAIIVGTALNFLL; translated from the coding sequence ATGTCCGGGAAAGAGAAGAAAATACTCCTTATGGGAAACCCCAACGTCGGTAAGAGCGCCATTTTTTCCAGGCTCACCGGGGCGAGGGTCACCGTGTCCAATTACCCGGGCACCACCGTAGGTTTCAGCCAGGGGTATATGAACCTGACCGAGGGAGAAAGGGGCCTTATCATAGACGTCCCCGGGGTATATAACCTCGAGCCTTCCAGCAGGGCGGATGAAGTCTCTCTTGAGATGCTCCGGGAGGGCGATCTGGTGGTCAACGTTGTCGATGCGACCAACCTGGAAAGGAACCTCTACCTTACCCTACAGCTCAGGGAAAGAAAAGTTCCCATGGTGGTCGCTCTCAACATGTGGGACGAGACCCGGCACAGGGGCATCGAGATCGATGTCGAAAAACTCGAAAAGGAACTGGGCGTTCCAGTTATACCCACTTGCGGCATAACCGGCGTAGGCATAAGAAAACTTATGGTCACCCTGCGGGAACTAAGGCAAAAAGAGTTCCCCCGACTGAGCAAGGACGAGAAATGGGAGGAGATAGGAAGGATGGTCGAGACCTCTCAGAAGCTCCACCACCATCATCACACCTTCCTTGAGAGACTGGAGGATATAAGCACCAGGCCGGTTACGGGTCTTCCCATAGCGGCTCTTGTGGTGTTCGTCTCTTTCCAGGTTATCCGTTTCATCGCCGAGAGCCTTATAGGGTACGTTTTTGAACCCCTTTTCGACAGGTTGTGGCTCCCGGTCGTTCAGGCGGTAAGTGGCGCCCTGGGAGGAAGCGGCATACTGCACGACGTTCTCATCGGCGACTTCATAAACGGACAGATAGATTTCGGCATGTCCTTCGGGCTTCTCACCACCGGTCTTTATGTGCCCATAGCCGCCGTACTGCCCTACATAGTGAGCTTTTATCTTGTTCTGGGCGTTTTGGAGGACTTCGGGTATCTTCCCAGGCTGGCCACCCAGGTTGACAACCTGTTCCATCATCTGGGGCTGCACGGGTACGCCATAGTACCGATGATACTTGGTCTGGGCTGCAACGTCCCCGGGGCCATGGCGCTTCGCCTCATGGAGACGAAAAGGGAGAAGTTCATAGCAGCGACCCTGATGGCCGTAGCGGTCCCCTGCATGGCGCAGATAGCCATGATCGTGGGTCTGGTCGGGCAGAGGGGAGGACAGTATGTTGCGGCGATATTCGGAATTCTTTTCGCGATACTTCTTATTAAGGGATTTTTAATGAACCTCCTGATGAAGGGGGCAAGCCCTGAGATCCTCTGGGAGATACCTCCTTACCGCCTGCCGCAGCCGGTGGCGGTCCTCAAGAAGCTCTGGATGAGGATATATGAATTTCTCAAGGAAGCGATCCCCTACGTGCTCTTGGGCGTTTTCATAGTCAATATTCTTTACATGACGGGCGTGATCCGTATCATGGCACGGGTTTTCGCGCCTTTTTTAAGCGGGTTATGGGGACTGCCGCGCGAGACCATATCAGCGATGCTCGTGGGGTTCCTCAGGAAGGATGTGGCCGTGGGGATGCTGGGGCCGCTTGAACTTACCACCAAGCAGCTGATCGTAGCCTGCACGATACTTGCCATTTATTTTCCGTGTGTCGCCACTTTCACCGTAATGGTCCGTGAGCTCGGCGCCAGGGAAATGGCCAAGGCGGCGGGCCTGATGATACTTACCGCGATCATCGTGGGTACCGCGCTTAATTTTCTTCTTTAA
- the corA gene encoding magnesium/cobalt transporter CorA: protein MRLIKNMSKKSGMAPGTLTHVGDKKDTKVNISFFDYDRENITEKSAAVADECAPLKGKKTVSWINVDGVHDAGIIENIGKSFGIHPMVLEDIMNTSQRPKFEDLGDYLFIVIKMIYYRQKSKRVVVEQVSLILGENFVISFQEEEGDVFEAVRDRLKRSKGRVRTEGADFLAYALMDSVIDSYFSVLEGIGESIESLEEKVVSGSRAEDIADIHALKRDMIFLRRSIWPLREVISGILRAESGLVKSSTGLYFRDIYDHTIQVVDTIESFRDFVSGILDIYLSSLSNRMNEVMKVLTIFAAIFIPLTFIAGIYGMNFKYMPELELKWGYFAVLGFMALVGVGMLAYFKRKKWF from the coding sequence ATGCGTCTTATCAAGAACATGTCCAAGAAGTCCGGCATGGCGCCGGGCACTCTCACCCATGTTGGTGACAAAAAAGACACCAAAGTGAATATCTCCTTTTTTGATTATGATCGCGAAAATATTACCGAAAAGAGCGCGGCGGTAGCCGACGAATGCGCGCCCCTCAAGGGGAAAAAGACGGTCTCCTGGATAAACGTCGACGGGGTGCATGACGCTGGCATCATCGAAAATATCGGTAAATCCTTCGGGATACACCCGATGGTGCTGGAAGACATAATGAACACCTCACAGCGCCCCAAGTTCGAGGATCTCGGCGATTATCTTTTCATAGTCATCAAGATGATCTATTACAGGCAGAAGAGTAAGCGGGTAGTGGTCGAGCAGGTCAGTCTCATCCTCGGGGAGAACTTCGTGATATCTTTCCAGGAGGAAGAGGGGGACGTTTTCGAGGCTGTCCGCGACCGGCTGAAGCGTTCAAAGGGAAGGGTAAGGACCGAAGGCGCGGATTTTCTGGCCTATGCTCTGATGGACTCGGTCATCGACAGTTATTTCTCGGTCCTTGAAGGAATAGGCGAGAGTATTGAGTCCCTGGAGGAGAAGGTGGTTTCCGGGTCGCGGGCCGAGGATATAGCCGATATACACGCTCTTAAAAGGGACATGATATTCCTTCGCAGGTCGATATGGCCCCTGAGAGAAGTGATAAGCGGTATCCTCCGTGCCGAATCCGGCCTTGTAAAATCCAGTACGGGATTATATTTCCGTGATATATATGACCATACCATTCAGGTGGTCGATACCATAGAATCCTTCCGTGATTTCGTCTCGGGCATCCTCGACATTTACCTTTCAAGCCTATCCAACAGGATGAACGAGGTGATGAAGGTCCTTACCATATTCGCGGCCATATTCATACCCCTCACCTTCATAGCCGGAATATACGGCATGAACTTCAAGTACATGCCCGAACTTGAACTCAAGTGGGGATATTTCGCCGTGCTCGGCTTCATGGCGCTGGTGGGCGTCGGCATGCTGGCTTACTTCAAAAGAAAAAAATGGTTCTGA
- a CDS encoding MarR family transcriptional regulator has translation MVKINTKKKKLTSSMEDYLEAIAAIKAEKGVARVKDISKMMGVKKPSVTSAVKSLCERGLIIHERYGYVDLTRQGEKLARSIRRKHDTLVRFISRILGVDRKIAAADACKIEHHISPETFERLTKFVEFVKGCPDGDKPEWLKGFDHYHRTGKRLECKTRKRTKKRKR, from the coding sequence ATGGTCAAAATAAATACTAAAAAGAAGAAGCTCACCTCCAGTATGGAGGATTACCTTGAGGCTATCGCCGCGATCAAGGCGGAAAAAGGTGTTGCCAGGGTCAAGGATATAAGTAAAATGATGGGTGTAAAAAAGCCGAGCGTGACCAGCGCGGTAAAGTCCCTTTGCGAAAGGGGCCTTATCATACACGAGAGGTACGGTTACGTGGATCTAACCCGGCAGGGTGAAAAGCTCGCCCGGTCCATCCGCAGGAAGCATGATACCCTTGTAAGGTTCATAAGCAGGATACTCGGGGTGGACAGAAAGATAGCCGCCGCCGACGCCTGCAAGATAGAACACCATATAAGCCCCGAGACCTTTGAGAGGCTGACGAAATTCGTCGAATTCGTAAAAGGCTGTCCCGATGGTGATAAGCCGGAGTGGCTTAAGGGTTTCGATCACTATCACAGGACGGGTAAGCGACTGGAGTGCAAGACCAGGAAAAGAACGAAAAAACGGAAAAGGTGA
- the nspC gene encoding carboxynorspermidine decarboxylase, producing MSVSGKVPHTPCYLVDKGILEENLKTLSEVEQSSGCEILLALKAFAMFSTSSLIGKYLSGTNASSLDEARLGSEEFGGQVHVYAPAYKQEEFADILGYASHVNFNSFSQWEKFKKDALSSEGVKFGLRINPEHSEVKVPLYDPCAPASRLGIRAGEFAGRDLEGITGLHFHTLCELNADSLERTLKAVEKKFAPYLDRMEWVNFGGGHHITREDYEVELLVALIKDFRKRYGVSVYLEPGEAVALNAGVFICSVLDIIPGSPEVAILDASAAAHTPDVLEMPYRPGLAEEEEGRFRYRLGGLSCLAGDFFGEYSFSRPLEPGDRLTFTDMAHYTMVKNNTFNGVRLPSIAVYDPATGEVEIVRSFGYEDYRGRLS from the coding sequence GTGTCCGTATCCGGTAAAGTGCCACATACTCCCTGTTATCTTGTCGACAAGGGGATCCTGGAGGAGAACCTCAAGACGCTTTCTGAGGTTGAGCAGAGCTCTGGTTGCGAGATACTCCTTGCCCTGAAGGCCTTCGCGATGTTCAGCACCTCTTCTCTTATAGGCAAGTATCTTTCGGGCACGAACGCCAGTTCCCTCGACGAGGCGCGCCTGGGCTCCGAGGAGTTCGGCGGCCAGGTCCACGTCTACGCGCCCGCGTATAAACAAGAAGAGTTCGCCGATATCCTCGGCTACGCAAGCCACGTTAATTTCAATTCATTTTCACAGTGGGAGAAGTTCAAAAAGGACGCCTTATCTTCGGAGGGCGTTAAGTTCGGTCTCAGGATAAATCCCGAGCATTCAGAGGTGAAAGTTCCCCTTTACGACCCCTGCGCGCCGGCCTCGCGCCTCGGGATCAGGGCGGGAGAGTTCGCCGGAAGGGACCTTGAGGGAATAACCGGCCTTCATTTCCATACCCTGTGCGAGCTTAATGCCGATTCGCTCGAGCGCACCCTCAAGGCGGTAGAGAAGAAGTTCGCCCCTTACCTGGACCGTATGGAGTGGGTGAATTTCGGGGGCGGACACCATATCACAAGAGAGGACTATGAAGTTGAGCTTCTCGTCGCTCTTATAAAGGATTTTCGTAAGAGGTACGGGGTCAGTGTCTATCTTGAGCCGGGAGAAGCGGTAGCACTTAACGCTGGAGTTTTCATCTGTTCGGTGCTTGATATAATCCCGGGAAGCCCCGAAGTGGCCATACTTGACGCATCCGCCGCCGCTCACACCCCCGATGTTCTGGAGATGCCCTACAGGCCCGGCCTTGCCGAAGAGGAAGAGGGCCGCTTCAGGTACCGACTGGGGGGGCTTAGCTGCCTGGCGGGGGATTTTTTCGGGGAGTATTCGTTCTCGCGTCCCCTTGAGCCGGGCGACAGGCTAACGTTCACGGACATGGCTCACTACACCATGGTCAAGAACAACACTTTCAACGGTGTTCGGCTTCCCTCGATAGCGGTGTACGATCCGGCAACCGGCGAGGTCGAGATAGTGCGCAGTTTCGGTTACGAGGATTACCGCGGACGCCTCTCGTGA
- a CDS encoding response regulator: MKKILIVEDNLEMQKLYRNMFRPRQGEYDIEIEGDARKAFKRLAEKTFDLVILDIIMEPMDGESFFACLREDSKKKDIPVLVISVLDGEGLEYMKKLKKVDFLQKPVTINELMDKIGSMI; encoded by the coding sequence ATGAAAAAGATCTTGATAGTCGAAGACAATCTGGAGATGCAGAAACTTTACAGGAACATGTTCAGGCCAAGGCAGGGTGAATATGACATAGAGATAGAAGGTGACGCCCGGAAGGCGTTCAAGAGGCTGGCCGAGAAGACTTTCGACCTGGTGATCCTGGACATAATCATGGAACCGATGGACGGCGAATCTTTCTTTGCCTGCCTGAGGGAGGATTCCAAGAAAAAGGATATACCCGTTCTGGTCATAAGCGTTCTTGACGGGGAGGGCCTTGAATACATGAAAAAGCTCAAGAAGGTCGATTTTCTGCAGAAACCGGTGACCATAAACGAGCTTATGGACAAGATAGGTTCCATGATATGA
- a CDS encoding ROK family protein, producing the protein MKKYIIGVDIGGTKIAAGIVHRSGKLREKHVVPTLAGKGFDVSMGQVELAIKELLKASKVSMKDIEGIGVCAPGPLDPDKGIVHNPPNLPGWREVPLVEKIRKKFRKKTKLENDANSAGMAEVIWGAAKGFKHVFYVTVSTGIGTGIIIDGKIYHGKNGMAGEGGHVTINYTDRSAVCNCGNIGCIESLASGPSTVKRLVGKLRKNPRLKTSVVDIAGGELDNITMVDIGEAAREGDKVALEAVKQQGKLLGIWLGSMISVLDPEIIVIGGGVSLLGGMLFREIRSTIPARTINIFSKKTQVVQAKLKRDVGIYGAASILLV; encoded by the coding sequence ATGAAAAAATACATTATCGGGGTGGATATAGGCGGCACGAAAATAGCCGCCGGCATAGTCCACAGAAGCGGAAAGCTCAGAGAGAAGCATGTCGTGCCGACCCTTGCCGGGAAAGGGTTCGATGTCTCGATGGGCCAGGTCGAGCTGGCCATAAAGGAACTTCTCAAGGCTAGTAAGGTCTCCATGAAGGATATCGAGGGAATAGGGGTTTGCGCGCCGGGTCCGCTCGACCCGGATAAAGGCATAGTGCACAACCCGCCCAACCTTCCCGGGTGGAGGGAAGTGCCCCTGGTCGAGAAGATCAGGAAAAAGTTCAGGAAAAAGACGAAACTTGAAAATGACGCCAATTCCGCCGGTATGGCCGAGGTCATATGGGGCGCAGCTAAAGGCTTCAAGCACGTTTTCTACGTAACCGTGAGCACCGGTATAGGAACGGGTATAATAATAGACGGGAAGATATATCACGGCAAGAACGGTATGGCCGGGGAAGGCGGCCACGTTACGATAAATTACACAGACCGGTCGGCCGTATGTAATTGCGGCAACATAGGTTGTATCGAGTCTTTAGCATCGGGTCCCAGCACCGTCAAAAGACTGGTCGGCAAGCTCAGGAAGAACCCCAGACTCAAGACCAGCGTAGTGGACATAGCCGGGGGCGAGCTCGACAATATAACCATGGTGGATATAGGCGAAGCCGCCCGGGAAGGCGACAAGGTCGCTCTCGAGGCGGTCAAGCAGCAGGGGAAACTCCTCGGGATATGGCTGGGGAGCATGATAAGCGTCCTCGATCCCGAGATCATAGTAATAGGAGGAGGGGTCTCGCTCCTGGGAGGGATGCTCTTCAGGGAGATACGCTCCACGATACCAGCACGCACCATCAACATCTTTTCCAAGAAAACACAGGTCGTTCAGGCGAAACTCAAGCGCGATGTGGGTATTTACGGAGCGGCCTCGATACTCCTGGTGTAG
- a CDS encoding saccharopine dehydrogenase family protein, protein MSKVLIIGAGGVGAVVTHKCAQVPEVFDSICLASRTVEKCEKIADQIESAIRVEKLDADDVGATVRLIEDFRPDIVINVALPYQDLAIMDACLKSGVDYLDTANYEPPDEAKFCYKWQWDYHDRFKQRGLMALLGSGFDPGVTNVFCAYAMKHYFDRIHYIDIMDCNAGSHGHPFATNFNPEINIREITQRGKYWEEGSWKETDPLSVHRKFDFPQIGPREMYLMYHEELESLARNIEGLKRIRFWMTFGEEYLTHLRVLQNVGMTRIDEVEYDGKKIVPLKFLKSVLPEPASLGANYTGKTNIGCMIEGLKDSKKRKIYIYNVCDHAECYREVRSQAISYTTGVPAMIGAMLMVTGTWRGEGVFNMEQLDPDPFMEKLNTHGLPWVVEEIE, encoded by the coding sequence ATGAGCAAAGTTCTGATAATAGGCGCCGGGGGTGTCGGGGCTGTCGTGACCCATAAATGCGCCCAGGTGCCGGAAGTTTTCGACAGCATCTGTCTGGCGAGCAGGACGGTTGAAAAATGCGAGAAAATAGCCGACCAGATCGAAAGCGCGATAAGGGTCGAGAAGCTGGATGCCGATGATGTCGGGGCTACGGTGCGTCTTATCGAGGATTTCAGGCCCGATATAGTGATAAACGTGGCACTGCCCTACCAGGACCTGGCGATCATGGACGCATGCCTGAAGAGCGGGGTCGACTACCTTGATACGGCCAATTACGAGCCGCCAGATGAGGCGAAGTTCTGTTACAAATGGCAGTGGGATTACCATGACAGGTTCAAGCAGAGAGGGCTTATGGCACTTCTGGGCAGCGGGTTCGATCCGGGGGTAACGAATGTTTTCTGCGCGTACGCCATGAAGCACTATTTCGACCGGATACATTATATCGATATCATGGACTGTAACGCCGGAAGCCACGGGCATCCTTTCGCGACCAACTTCAACCCCGAGATAAATATCAGGGAGATAACCCAGAGGGGCAAGTACTGGGAGGAAGGTTCCTGGAAGGAGACGGATCCTCTTTCGGTGCACAGAAAGTTCGATTTCCCGCAGATCGGCCCGAGAGAGATGTACCTTATGTATCATGAGGAGCTCGAGTCACTGGCCAGGAACATCGAGGGCCTTAAGAGGATAAGGTTCTGGATGACATTCGGGGAGGAATACCTTACTCATCTCAGGGTCCTTCAGAACGTCGGCATGACGCGCATAGACGAGGTGGAGTATGACGGTAAGAAAATAGTGCCACTTAAGTTCCTCAAATCGGTCCTGCCGGAGCCAGCATCCCTCGGCGCCAATTATACCGGCAAGACCAATATAGGCTGCATGATCGAAGGCCTCAAGGATTCGAAAAAGCGCAAGATCTACATATACAATGTTTGTGACCACGCAGAATGTTACCGTGAGGTAAGATCCCAGGCCATTTCCTATACCACCGGAGTTCCCGCCATGATCGGGGCGATGCTCATGGTGACAGGCACCTGGAGGGGCGAGGGCGTGTTCAACATGGAACAGCTGGACCCCGACCCCTTTATGGAGAAGCTGAACACGCACGGTCTGCCCTGGGTCGTGGAGGAAATCGAATAG
- a CDS encoding glycosyltransferase — protein MKILIVSLQFEKTSTGGGGVHVEHITDQFLELGHEVTIISIHTDKTLPEADLRTDRKTPYSITERGRLTVIRFLIEKGIAHPYVHEAKDEELRRIMKFAEVVVDWIGRHGEDFDVINLQGHHIIPGYMARQLRGKGPAKISYLHALETTYVTEKGEFVGAYDGTKEVLARIRRWESMCRYADLVIANSPMVRDDFKRIVSEFDEVSKYEERITVLASGCNKDFLMEDELIRRKLGRSPETVELVTFCRVDPSKGVEYSIKGSVEAARLSVGRKFRLTVAGIPSSEAYIEKLRTLAEGVPANLEVSFELKDTISPLEEKKQILDSKHIYILPTLKEPFGMSLIEASARGNMVVSADTNGPMYMFDAEKGEETDWGTVTDCGVLARITREPEVNLAGNIGKAVIWTVGNWPESLERVINFNSKIRANWTWEGIARRYVELFKEQQVH, from the coding sequence TTGAAGATACTCATAGTGTCCTTACAGTTCGAAAAGACCTCAACGGGCGGGGGCGGGGTCCACGTCGAGCACATAACCGACCAGTTCCTGGAACTGGGCCACGAGGTCACGATAATCTCGATACATACCGATAAAACGCTGCCCGAGGCTGACCTTAGGACCGACCGGAAAACCCCTTACAGTATAACTGAAAGAGGACGTCTTACGGTCATAAGGTTCCTGATAGAGAAAGGGATAGCTCATCCCTACGTGCATGAGGCGAAGGACGAAGAGCTCCGGAGGATAATGAAGTTCGCCGAAGTTGTTGTCGACTGGATAGGGCGCCACGGGGAGGACTTCGACGTTATCAATCTCCAGGGGCACCACATAATACCGGGGTACATGGCCAGGCAACTTCGCGGAAAGGGACCGGCGAAGATCTCATATCTTCACGCTCTTGAGACCACCTATGTTACCGAAAAGGGCGAGTTCGTCGGGGCCTATGACGGCACAAAAGAGGTCCTCGCGCGCATACGGCGCTGGGAAAGCATGTGCCGCTACGCCGACCTTGTTATCGCCAACAGTCCCATGGTAAGGGATGACTTCAAGAGGATAGTGAGCGAGTTCGACGAGGTCTCCAAATACGAGGAGAGGATCACCGTTCTCGCTTCCGGGTGCAACAAGGATTTTCTGATGGAGGATGAGCTGATCAGGCGCAAGCTCGGCCGTTCCCCCGAGACGGTGGAGCTTGTTACTTTCTGCAGGGTCGACCCCAGTAAAGGCGTGGAATATTCCATAAAGGGTTCTGTGGAAGCGGCCAGGCTTTCAGTCGGCAGGAAGTTCCGCCTTACGGTAGCCGGGATTCCTTCTTCGGAGGCATATATCGAAAAGTTGAGGACCCTGGCAGAAGGGGTACCGGCAAACCTCGAAGTAAGCTTCGAGCTTAAGGACACGATAAGCCCGCTCGAGGAGAAGAAACAGATACTTGACTCAAAGCACATATACATACTGCCGACACTGAAAGAACCCTTCGGCATGTCGCTGATAGAGGCTTCCGCGAGGGGTAACATGGTGGTATCGGCCGACACCAACGGGCCGATGTACATGTTCGATGCTGAAAAAGGCGAAGAGACAGACTGGGGCACGGTCACAGATTGCGGCGTGCTCGCCCGGATAACACGGGAGCCTGAAGTGAACCTCGCCGGCAATATCGGCAAAGCCGTCATCTGGACGGTGGGTAACTGGCCGGAAAGCCTGGAGAGGGTGATAAACTTCAACAGTAAGATACGCGCGAACTGGACCTGGGAGGGTATTGCGAGGCGTTATGTTGAATTGTTCAAAGAGCAACAAGTACACTGA
- a CDS encoding ferrous iron transport protein A → MKRMYLTELKRGQTAVVMDILGGMGAERRLEALGIRRGKKLTMISAHFWRGPVTVLIGKAKVAIGHGMAQKILVEVL, encoded by the coding sequence GTGAAGAGAATGTATCTGACTGAACTAAAAAGGGGCCAGACCGCGGTCGTCATGGATATCCTCGGCGGTATGGGCGCAGAAAGGCGCCTTGAAGCCCTGGGTATCAGGCGCGGCAAAAAACTGACCATGATCAGCGCTCATTTCTGGAGGGGTCCGGTGACCGTGCTTATAGGCAAGGCCAAGGTCGCGATAGGGCACGGTATGGCACAGAAGATACTTGTGGAGGTGCTTTAA